AGCCCCCGGCCTGCAGGAGCTGGTCGCAGGCGGCGTTGATATCGTCACCTGTTCAGTTGTTGAAGCATCGGCCCTGATCAGCGCCGGCAAGGTCAAGTCGCTGGCGGTCATGGATGATGTCAAACTGGGCGCCTTCCCCGACGTACCGACCTTGAAGGAAGCATCCGGTCTCGACTGGAAACTGGCCGCATGGCGCGGTGTGGCAGGTCCCAAGGGCATGCCGGACGAAGCAACCGCCAAACTGTCTGCAGCCCTGGAAAAGGTCTGGAAGTCTGCGGAATTTCAGGAATTCATGAAGGGCCGCGGTTTCGGTCTGGTATGGAAACCGGGAGCGGAATTCGCCACTTGGATGGAAGAAAGTGACGCCTCGCTCGGCACGGTAATGAAAGCCGTCGGCCTGGCCAAATAACGGACCGGCCGTCCAGTACCATTAAGAAGAAAGGTTCGTTGCGCCTGCAGCGTACCTTTCTTTTTGGACGCCCAGGAGCGATAGTTCGGTCATGCGGTTCAATGACAGTGTGTTTGGCCTGATCCTGATTGCATTCGCAATCGCGGAAATCTCCTACGCGCGCACATTTCCCAGACTGCACGGACAGGATTACGGACCGGATCTGTTCCCCGTCATAATCGGTGCGGGGCTTATGCTGTTTGGCGGCATCCTGATTGCGCGGGGTTGGGCGCGCCGCGCAACTCAACCGCTGGTGGTTGTTGGAGATTGGGCGCAAGACCGCGGCAATGTGGTCAATGTCATCATCCTGCTTGGCAGCATTGTTTTCTACATCGTATTCTCGACCTGGTTGGGCTTTATTCCGACCGCTTTGCTGATCCAGTCCGTGCTGTTGGTCCGGCTTGGTTCAAGCCTGGTCACAAGTGTCGTCATAGCCACGATCTCCACCATGGTGATCCACACGCTGTTTGCAAAACTGCTGCTGGTGCCCCTGCCCTGGGGTCTGCTGCTACCGCTTGCGTGGTGAGCGCATGGAAACGATTCTCAAAGCCCTCACCCTTGTAACCGACCCATACACGTTGGGCGTCATGCTTCTAGCGGCCATGTTTGGCTTGTTCGTCGGTGCCA
Above is a window of Anderseniella sp. Alg231-50 DNA encoding:
- a CDS encoding tripartite tricarboxylate transporter TctB family protein encodes the protein MRFNDSVFGLILIAFAIAEISYARTFPRLHGQDYGPDLFPVIIGAGLMLFGGILIARGWARRATQPLVVVGDWAQDRGNVVNVIILLGSIVFYIVFSTWLGFIPTALLIQSVLLVRLGSSLVTSVVIATISTMVIHTLFAKLLLVPLPWGLLLPLAW